In Helianthus annuus cultivar XRQ/B chromosome 8, HanXRQr2.0-SUNRISE, whole genome shotgun sequence, a single genomic region encodes these proteins:
- the LOC110873229 gene encoding laccase-3, with amino-acid sequence MSITQALLLSILVSFAFTTFAEIHNYEFKVQEQAARRLCKNHRIVNVNGQFPGPTINVQNGDTLFVKVTNAAPYNVTIHWHGLRQLRNPWADGPEFVTQCPIRPGGSYTYRFTITDQEGTLWWHAHSRWLRATVYGALVIRPKSGSSYPFPKPTIEFPVILGEWWDRRVISVLRQALFSGAAPNVSDAITINGQPGDLFRCSSQGTTRLSVKKGDTVLLRVINAALNQQLFFSVANHKLTVVATDAVYTKQFTTNVIMVGPGQTTDVLLTADQQPGRYYMAARAYATARNAPFDNTTATAILEYNSTTSQPILPQLPAYNDTNTVTAFSNQIKSPGKVMVPTKIDENLFFTMGFGFFNCTPGPRCQGPNNTRFGASMNNVSFVLPNRVSLLQAYTQNIPNIYTTDFPPVPPLQFDYTGNVPRGLWQPVKGTKLYKLKFGSSVQIVLQDTSIFSTEDHPVHLHGYHFYIVGQGFGNFNPSSDPANFNLVDPPQRNTIDVPVGGWAAIRFVADNPGVWLMHCHIDTHLAWGFAMAFIVENGVGESETLLPPPSDLPRC; translated from the exons ATGTCGATCACCCAGGCTCTACTCCTGAGCATTCTGGTTTCCTTTGCTTTTACTACATTCGCAGAAATACATAACTACGAGTTCAAA GTTCAAGAACAAGCGGCAAGAAGACTATGTAAAAACCATAGAATCGTTAATGTTAACGGGCAATTCCCAGGCCCGACTATAAATGTACAAAATGGGGATACCCTTTTTGTTAAAGTCACAAATGCTGCTCCTTACAATGTCACAATCCATTG GCATGGATTACGCCAACTGCGAAACCCATGGGCTGATGGACCTGAATTTGTGACCCAATGCCCAATCCGACCAGGAGGAAGTTACACATACAGGTTCACCATAACAGATCAGGAGGGAACATTGTGGTGGCATGCTCATAGCCGATGGCTACGCGCTACGGTCTATGGTGCACTTGTTATCCGTCCTAAGTCTGGATCTTCATACCCCTTTCCAAAGCCTACAATCGAGTTTCCAGTTATTCTAG GTGAGTGGTGGGACAGAAGAGTGATTAGTGTACTACGGCAAGCGCTGTTCAGCGGTGCAGCACCGAATGTATCAGATGCTATTACCATCAACGGGCAACCTGGTGATCTTTTTCGATGCTCGAGCCAAGGTACTACGAGGCTTTCAGTGAAAAAAGGCGATACAGTTCTTCTAAGGGTCATCAATGCTGCACTCAATCAACAGCTCTTTTTCAGTGTTGCTAACCACAAACTAACTGTGGTTGCCACTGACGCTGTTTATACCAAGCAATTCACAACCAATGTCATCATGGTTGGGCCTGGTCAAACCACAGATGTCCTTCTGACTGCTGACCAGCAGCCTGGGCGCTACTACATGGCTGCACGTGCTTATGCAACTGCTAGAAATGCTCCTTTTGACAACACCACTGCCACAGCTATCTTAGAGTACAACTCCACAACTTCACAACCAATTTTACCACAACTTCCAGCCTATAACGACACCAACACAGTCACCGCGTTCTCAAACCAAATAAAGAGTCCGGGTAAAGTTATGGTCCCTACGAAAATAGACGAGAACCTGTTTTTCACAATGGGGTTTGGGTTCTTCAATTGCACTCCTGGACCTAGATGTCAAGGGCCTAACAACACACGGTTTGGTGCTAGCATGAACAATGTATCCTTTGTACTTCCGAACCGCGTGTCTTTACTTCAAGCTTACACACAAAATATTCCAAATATCTACACAACAGACTTTCCGCCTGTTCCACCTTTGCAATTCGATTACACCGGCAATGTCCCGCGTGGGCTGTGGCAGCCGGTTAAGGGGACAAAACTTTATAAGCTAAAGTTTGGTTCTAGTGTGCAGATTGTGTTGCAAGATACATCCATCTTTTCAACTGAGGATCACCCTGTTCATCTTCATGGATACCATTTCTATATTGTTGGTCAGGGTTTTGGTAATTTTAATCCTTCGAGTGATCCTGCTAACTTCAATCTTGTTGATCCACCTCAAAGAAATACAATTGATGTCCCGGTTGGAGGATGGGCAGCTATCAGATTTGTAGCGGATAATCCAG GAGTTTGGTTGATGCACTGTCACATAGATACTCATCTTGCTTGGGGATTCGCAATGGCGTTCATCGTTGAAAATGGAGTTGGGGAATCAGAGACATTGCTACCTCCTCCATCTGATCTGCCTCGATGCTAA